One Endozoicomonas gorgoniicola DNA window includes the following coding sequences:
- the lpxL gene encoding LpxL/LpxP family Kdo(2)-lipid IV(A) lauroyl/palmitoleoyl acyltransferase: MQKTSNTSRSSGKTINSLVSADTVKFELAFLHPKYWALWLLAGLLWITTQVLPYRWQLALGRKLGRLLMLIASSRRKIAERNLELCFPEIPDDERRELLVKNFESTGIALFELAMAWWWSDRRLSKLLTFKGLEHIEQAHKEGRGVLLFSLHSLTLEIGVRLFGLKSDGLGVYRPHNNPVMEYLQVRGRSRSNKGMINKFKLKSAIRALRQGELVWYTTDQDFGRDGAEFVPFFAVEEAATITGSSTMCRISKAKMMSFLATRNEDGSGYTLEISEPLEDFPSGDDRADAIRCNKIIEQGILKAPEQYMWLHRRFKTRPNPDDPGLYGQKPGYDDISATVS, translated from the coding sequence ATGCAAAAGACTTCCAATACCTCACGATCTTCAGGCAAGACCATCAACTCTCTGGTATCAGCGGACACCGTTAAGTTTGAGCTGGCTTTTCTGCATCCAAAATACTGGGCATTATGGTTGCTGGCAGGGCTGCTGTGGATAACCACTCAGGTCCTTCCTTATCGCTGGCAGCTGGCACTGGGCCGAAAACTTGGACGACTGCTGATGTTGATTGCTTCCTCCCGCCGTAAAATCGCTGAGCGTAACCTTGAACTCTGTTTCCCTGAGATACCAGACGACGAACGTCGTGAACTTCTGGTGAAAAACTTTGAATCTACTGGTATCGCCCTGTTTGAACTGGCGATGGCGTGGTGGTGGTCAGACCGACGGCTCAGCAAACTACTGACGTTTAAAGGGCTGGAACATATTGAGCAGGCTCATAAGGAAGGACGTGGCGTTTTGCTGTTTTCCCTGCACAGCCTGACGCTGGAGATTGGTGTTCGGCTGTTCGGTCTGAAGTCTGACGGTCTGGGCGTTTATCGTCCGCATAATAATCCGGTGATGGAGTACTTGCAGGTTCGTGGTCGTTCCCGTTCCAACAAGGGCATGATTAACAAATTCAAACTGAAGTCGGCTATTCGTGCGCTGCGTCAGGGAGAGCTTGTCTGGTATACCACCGATCAGGACTTTGGTCGTGACGGTGCGGAGTTTGTACCTTTTTTTGCTGTGGAAGAAGCCGCCACCATTACTGGCAGCAGTACCATGTGCCGAATTTCCAAAGCAAAGATGATGTCGTTTCTAGCGACCCGTAATGAAGATGGTTCCGGTTATACGCTGGAAATTTCTGAACCTCTGGAAGACTTTCCAAGTGGCGATGACCGGGCTGATGCCATTCGCTGCAACAAAATTATTGAGCAGGGTATTCTGAAAGCACCGGAGCAGTATATGTGGCTGCACCGTCGTTTTAAAACCCGCCCTAATCCTGATGATCCGGGTTTGTATGGTCAGAAGCCTGGTTATGACGACATTTCAGCAACGGTGAGTTGA
- the tsaA gene encoding tRNA (N6-threonylcarbamoyladenosine(37)-N6)-methyltransferase TrmO, which produces MSRSFQFDQIGVIHSCYRQKFGIPRQPGIVTAAEAELELLPPYNQENLVRGLEGFSHLWVHFIFHETMDEGWRPTIRPPRLGGKQRMGVFATRSTHRPNPAGLSVVRLKGIQSGNGRLILKLAEADLLDGTPVIDIKPYLPYADALPEARGGFAPLPAVMAEVEFTEDAMAKCLNYEQKTGRRLVLLIQQVLGQDPRPAYLRETTGRRHGSALWDVNVVWESRGDHFLVTDLEAYTTHP; this is translated from the coding sequence GTGTCCAGAAGCTTTCAGTTCGATCAGATCGGTGTCATCCACTCCTGTTACCGGCAGAAGTTTGGTATTCCACGTCAGCCCGGCATTGTGACGGCTGCAGAGGCAGAGCTGGAACTGTTACCCCCTTATAATCAGGAAAATCTGGTGCGCGGACTGGAAGGGTTTTCACATCTGTGGGTACACTTCATTTTTCATGAAACCATGGATGAAGGCTGGCGCCCAACCATTCGTCCACCACGACTGGGCGGTAAGCAGCGCATGGGGGTTTTCGCCACTCGTTCGACGCATCGCCCAAACCCTGCGGGTCTTTCGGTGGTTCGCTTAAAAGGCATTCAGTCTGGCAATGGCAGGCTGATTCTTAAACTCGCAGAAGCCGATCTGCTGGACGGCACGCCGGTCATTGATATAAAGCCCTATCTTCCTTATGCAGACGCCCTGCCTGAAGCCAGGGGTGGTTTTGCGCCACTGCCAGCGGTGATGGCAGAAGTAGAGTTCACCGAAGACGCCATGGCCAAATGCCTGAACTATGAACAGAAAACCGGTCGACGGCTGGTTCTGCTTATTCAGCAGGTTCTTGGTCAGGACCCTCGTCCGGCTTATCTGCGTGAAACCACCGGGCGACGACATGGCTCGGCACTATGGGATGTGAATGTGGTCTGGGAATCCAGAGGTGACCACTTTCTGGTCACCGACCTGGAAGCTTATACAACCCATCCGTAG